A genome region from Lytechinus pictus isolate F3 Inbred chromosome 16, Lp3.0, whole genome shotgun sequence includes the following:
- the LOC129278776 gene encoding uncharacterized protein LOC129278776, protein MPARLSEASTCCSITLSFDVYLHDQLWGGSVTSNDLAIEVMTLISELEVLCDKESHQDANQTKYQRGSQKKTYTATFETQAALLRDKLEKLMAKHPDSKPNSLQVRDC, encoded by the exons atgccaGCGAGACTGTCAGAGGCGTCCACTTGTTGTAGTATCACTTTATCAT TTGATGTCTACCTCCATGACCAGTTGTGGGGAGGGTCagtgacctcaaatgacctggCTATAGAGGTCATGACCTTAATTTCTGAGCTGGAAGTTCTCTGTGATAAAGAATCGCATCAG GATGCCAATCAAACGAAATATCAGAGAGGGAGCCAGAAAAAGACCTACACGGCTACATTTGAAACACAAG CTGCGCTGCTCCGGGACAAACTGGAGAAACTGATGGCGAAGCATCCCGATTCCAAGCCGAACAGTCTACAGGTAAGAGATtgctag